The following is a genomic window from Nocardioides thalensis.
TCCTCGCTGATGCGGGTCCCGAGGTTCTCTTCGAGGTTGTAGAACTGCTCGTAGAAGGCGGTGTAGTAGGCGTAGCGGTCGTTGCTGACCTGCTCGCTGATCCCGACGAAGAACTCCAGCGGCGCGGCGCCGGTCGGGTTGTCCTCGGACTTGGCGAGGCAGGGTTCGAGGGAGGCCAGGAACGCGGCCTTGGCGACGCGGCGTGAACCGTAAGTGGCCAGGTACCGGGCGACCTCGCCGGTGCCCATGGAGAACCCGACGAGGACGGCGTCGGTGAGGTCGAGTGTCTCCATGAGGGCGTGGAGGTCGCTGGCGAAGGTGTCGTAGTCGTAGCCGTCGCTGGGTTGACTGGACTGCCCGAAGCCGCGGCGGTCGTAGGTGATCACGCGGTACCCCGAGGAGAGCAGGACCTTGGCCTGCTTCTCCCACGAGTGGCCATCCAGGGGGAACCCGTGGATGAGCACGACCGGTTGGCCCTGCCCATGGTCTTCGTAGTAGATCTCGATGTCGGTGCGGTTCTCGGCGCCGACGGTGATGAACGGCATGGCGGAACTCCTTCGTGGTTGGTCGCGGTTGTCGCGGTCGAGACATGAGGGCCCGGGAAGGGGCGCGAGGATGGGCGCACCCGCCCGGGCGTGCGCTGCCCAGCCCGCGCCACCGGTTGGTGCGGGTGTGCTGGGTCGCGCGAGGGAGTGACCCTCGGGCGGGTCAGAGCATGCTGTTGCCGTTGACGGTGTTCTCGGCACTGGTCTCGGGTTGGACGACGTCCCAGTGCTCGACGATCTTTCCGTCGTGGATGCGGAAGATGTCGACGATGATCTGGGTTCCCTCACCCCAGCCGGTGACGCGGCTGTGGGCCCAGACGAGGTCGCCGTCCTCGGCCACACGTTCCGGCCGCCAGGTGAAACCTTCGAGGTGGGGTACGGCGGTCCGCAGCCCGTCGAGGCCGTTGGGCAGGCCGGGGCTGTGCTGGATGTAGGGCTCGGACCAGTACCGGTCGAGTGCCGTGAGGTCCTTGAGCTCGAAGAGCTCGTGCATCGCGGTTCGGACCAGGTCTGCGTTGGACATCTCTAGATCTCCTTGATGGTGCCGGTGAGCGTGTAGAGCTGCCCGTCGACGGTGACGTTGGAGTACAGGACTCCCTTCTCGAAGTCCTCTACATGCGTGACGGTGGATCCGTTCGCTTCGCGCCAGGCGTTGAGCCACACGTTCGGCCGGATCTCGGTCGCCGTGATGGCGACGGTTTCGGTGTGGCCGTCCGGGGCCAGGCCGGCGCCGTCGGTGACGACGAAGGTGGCCTTGTCGTCGGGTTCGAAGGTGTACCGGACCTTGAGTCCACCGAGGTCGAAGTGGAAGGTGCGGTTCTCGAGTGCGGTCGGCATGGTGGCTTTCTCCGTGGACCGGGCTCAGTTGCCGACTGCGCGGTCGATGAGGTCGATGACCTTGTCGGCCTTGGACAGCATCGAGAGATGGCCGGCCTTGACCCGCACCGTGGTCGAACCTGCACGGGTGCTCATCGCGCGCTGCTGGGCAATCGGGATGACGTTGTCGAGAGTGCCGATGAGCGACCAGCTCGGGATCGTGTCCCAGGACGGTGCGGGTGAGGCTTCGAGTCCGCCGGAGTAGGTGAGCGGCCGCTGCGCGAGCGCAAGGTCGGCGGCGGTGCGTCGCGGGAGGTCGTTGCCGAAGGCGCCGATGAAGACCTTGCGCTTGACGTAGAGGTCGACGTCGCCTTCCGGCGCTCCGGGGTAGTCGACGGTGTCGAACACGGTGGCCGGGTCGGCTCCGAGGTGGGAGCCGGGCTTGGAGGTTGCGAGCTGGAAGGTCGACTCGCCTTCGGCAGGGATGAAGGCGTTGATGTAGACCAGCGCCTCGACGTCCGGGTCGTCGACGCCGCTGATCACGGTGCCGCCGTAGGAGTGGCCCACGAGCACGACCGGGCCGTCGGTTCGTTCGGCGAGGTACGCCTCGAGGTAGGCGATGTCGTTGGCCGGCCCGCGCAGCGGGTTCGGTGCCGTGAGGACGCGATGGCCGTCGTTGATCAGCCCTCGGGCGACTGCCGACCAGGAGGACGCGTCGGCCCAGGCGCCGTGGACGAGCACGATCGTCGGCTTCGTGGCGGCGCGTTGGGTGAGCTCGCCGGGAGGTGGGCTGGCGTGGGCGGAGGTCGAGGCGGGTACGGCGGCGGCGATCAGTGTGGCGGCCGCGGCGAGGTGGATACGCATGGGGGTCTCCTGGTCAGATCTGGACGAGGTTGCGGGTCGGCAGCGAGCCTCCGGGGAACTGCAGGAGCAGTCCCCCGTCGGTGAGGCCGCCGAGGTTGATGGGTTCGAACCCGAGACGGGTGATCAGGCGCGCGACCCAGGTGGAGGCGTCCGCGTGGTCGCTGGCGTGGAAGAGGACGCGTCGTCCGTTGCCTGCGCGTGGTGGTGCGGCGAGCGCGTCGGGTGCCAGGTGGCGCCTTGACGACCTTGGCGCCGTTGGCGAGGTGGGCCACGACCCGGCTCGAGGCCGTTTCTCCGCCGAGGCTTGCCATCCGGGAGGTGGGCGCCTCGATCGGGTTGGTGGTGTCGATGAGGAGTCTGCCCTTCCAGTCGTCGAGGCGGTCGAGGGCGGCGGGTACCTGGCTCCATGGGACCGACAGGACGATGGCGTCGGCGTCCTCGAGGTCGACGGCGTCGCCCGGGCGGGCCGCCGGGCCGAGCCGGTCGGTCACGGTCTGCAGGCTGGTGGGTCCGCGCCTGCTGGTGAGGATGACGCGGGTGTCTTCGAGGCGCACGAGCTGGCTGGCGAGCGCCTGGGCGATGGCGCCGGCGCCTAGGAACCCGATGATGGTGGTCATCCGGCGAGGCCTTTGGAGTCGAGCCACAGCAGACAGGCGTCGGCGACTTCTTTCCATCCGTGGTCGATCGTCAGCGAGTGCCCTCTGCCTTCGAACTGCTGGAGCTCGGTGGAGGCCTCGGAGTGCGCGTAGAGCGTGTAGGCGGCCCGGGTGACCTTGTCGGGCACGGTGTGGTCGGCGGTGCCGGACATGATGAGTAGGGGGCCGCGGTCGGCGTTGTCGGTGGCGACCTTGGCCGGCGAGTTGCGCTTGAGGTTCGCCGACGCCGCTTCGAAGAGCGGACGCCCGGGTGAGGGGATGTTCCACTGCTCCCAGAGGGCGTCGGACTCCTCGGGCGTGAGTGCGTTGCCGAACGCGTAGCGGAACTGCTTGGCGGTCAGGGCCTGCGCCTTCGACTTGTTCGTCGGGTTGCCGAGGACGGGGAAGGCGGAGCGCAGCTGGGCGAACGGCAGTGGCTTCACGCCTTTGATCGGGGCGGGGTCGATCGCGATCGCGGCGGCGACCGCGTTCTCGCCGAGCATCTTCTCCGCGACGAGTCCTCCGAAGGAGTGGCCGATGGCGATGACGGGCCCGTCCACGGCACGCGCGGCGTCGCAGTAGTGGGAGACGAGGTCGTCGATGCCGTGGCCGGCCTGGGCGTCGGG
Proteins encoded in this region:
- a CDS encoding alpha/beta fold hydrolase; its protein translation is MPFITVGAENRTDIEIYYEDHGQGQPVVLIHGFPLDGHSWEKQAKVLLSSGYRVITYDRRGFGQSSQPSDGYDYDTFASDLHALMETLDLTDAVLVGFSMGTGEVARYLATYGSRRVAKAAFLASLEPCLAKSEDNPTGAAPLEFFVGISEQVSNDRYAYYTAFYEQFYNLEENLGTRISEEVVRRSWDVTVAGGWCAAAAAPLTWPTDFRDDIPKIDVPTLIAHGTSDNVLPIDATARPFRALIPSAQYVEIEGAPHGMLWTHADEVNEALLTFLSA
- a CDS encoding nuclear transport factor 2 family protein, with the translated sequence MSNADLVRTAMHELFELKDLTALDRYWSEPYIQHSPGLPNGLDGLRTAVPHLEGFTWRPERVAEDGDLVWAHSRVTGWGEGTQIIVDIFRIHDGKIVEHWDVVQPETSAENTVNGNSML
- a CDS encoding MoaF-related domain-containing protein, whose amino-acid sequence is MPTALENRTFHFDLGGLKVRYTFEPDDKATFVVTDGAGLAPDGHTETVAITATEIRPNVWLNAWREANGSTVTHVEDFEKGVLYSNVTVDGQLYTLTGTIKEI
- a CDS encoding alpha/beta fold hydrolase, whose amino-acid sequence is MRIHLAAAATLIAAAVPASTSAHASPPPGELTQRAATKPTIVLVHGAWADASSWSAVARGLINDGHRVLTAPNPLRGPANDIAYLEAYLAERTDGPVVLVGHSYGGTVISGVDDPDVEALVYINAFIPAEGESTFQLATSKPGSHLGADPATVFDTVDYPGAPEGDVDLYVKRKVFIGAFGNDLPRRTAADLALAQRPLTYSGGLEASPAPSWDTIPSWSLIGTLDNVIPIAQQRAMSTRAGSTTVRVKAGHLSMLSKADKVIDLIDRAVGN
- a CDS encoding NADPH-dependent F420 reductase encodes the protein MERSRRRLSAVARLQRPRRMTTIIGFLGAGAIAQALASQLVRLEDTRVILTSRRGPTSLQTVTDRLGPAARPGDAVDLEDADAIVLSVPWSQVPAALDRLDDWKGRLLIDTTNPIEAPTSRMASLGGETASSRVVAHLANGAKVVKAPPGTRRARRTTTRRQRTTRPLPRQRPRGRLHLGRAPDHPSRVRTHQPRRPHRRGTAPAVPRRLAADPQPRPDLTRRPPCVSTSPRPPH
- a CDS encoding alpha/beta hydrolase — translated: MPRSTIMFVHGLWLSAQSWRPWQDHFEQNGWATLAPGYPGEAATIEETRANPDAQAGHGIDDLVSHYCDAARAVDGPVIAIGHSFGGLVAEKMLGENAVAAAIAIDPAPIKGVKPLPFAQLRSAFPVLGNPTNKSKAQALTAKQFRYAFGNALTPEESDALWEQWNIPSPGRPLFEAASANLKRNSPAKVATDNADRGPLLIMSGTADHTVPDKVTRAAYTLYAHSEASTELQQFEGRGHSLTIDHGWKEVADACLLWLDSKGLAG